From a region of the Prevotella melaninogenica genome:
- the nanU gene encoding SusD family outer membrane lipoprotein NanU, protein MKKLLSYITAAALSLSLTGCMDIEPVSTITDANYWKNPDQVQAFNQGLSSWMRSYADKYIVWGEMRSNIYSGTSFSGEAPQGYDRLWNNTLEKSSAVVGNYGGLYTGINQINLMIDKVNEAGYLTDAEKTNYLAGAYGMRAFLYFQLLRTYGDVIVYLQHTEGKTIDLGKVARKQDAAADVMKQIKADISASETAYNNNYKFTNGRTYWSLAATKMLKGEVYLWSGKQMGGGAADYQTALTAYQDVQNNADVSLLDNFEDVFAYDHKENKEIIYALHNRENETSLWGGLYTSLVMNKQNVGAYRLHNDAGQAIQFSESPNLNLRLGSGVMRFPLDKRLWTKLYTNDNDKRKKASLADVYQASDGSYVGNICNKFHGTLIAGSSATSWYDDQPIYRYAECLLGIAEAKAFLGQDPSTEINQVRRRAYGATYFNAHTEVQYPNDVSTGGSTALTNFYTDNPFVGGDEDPIEAILKERMREFLFEGKRWHDIRLVDKATKYSTASADRLLWPIDETTKSTNAELKQTPGYGD, encoded by the coding sequence ATGAAAAAGTTACTATCCTATATAACAGCTGCAGCTCTCAGCCTTTCGCTGACAGGCTGTATGGACATTGAGCCAGTTAGTACTATTACCGATGCAAACTACTGGAAGAATCCTGATCAAGTACAAGCTTTCAATCAAGGACTGAGTTCTTGGATGCGAAGCTATGCTGATAAGTATATCGTCTGGGGTGAGATGCGAAGTAATATCTATAGTGGAACCTCTTTTAGTGGTGAGGCTCCACAGGGGTATGACCGTCTATGGAATAACACACTTGAGAAGAGTAGTGCGGTAGTAGGCAACTATGGAGGTCTTTATACTGGTATCAACCAAATCAATTTGATGATAGATAAGGTGAATGAAGCCGGCTATCTGACAGATGCGGAGAAGACTAACTACCTTGCCGGTGCTTATGGTATGCGTGCTTTCTTGTATTTTCAGTTGCTCCGTACCTATGGTGATGTTATTGTTTATCTACAGCACACGGAGGGCAAGACTATTGACTTAGGTAAGGTTGCCCGTAAGCAGGATGCAGCTGCTGACGTAATGAAGCAGATTAAGGCAGATATCTCGGCTTCAGAAACCGCTTATAACAATAACTATAAGTTCACCAACGGTCGTACTTATTGGTCACTTGCTGCAACCAAGATGCTTAAAGGTGAGGTATATCTGTGGAGTGGAAAGCAGATGGGTGGTGGTGCTGCAGATTATCAGACTGCGCTTACAGCTTATCAAGATGTTCAGAATAATGCGGATGTGAGTCTGCTTGATAATTTTGAAGATGTCTTTGCATATGATCACAAGGAGAATAAAGAGATTATCTATGCACTCCATAATCGAGAGAATGAAACTTCTTTGTGGGGCGGACTTTACACTTCACTCGTAATGAACAAGCAGAATGTAGGTGCTTATCGTCTGCATAACGATGCTGGTCAGGCAATTCAGTTTAGTGAGTCACCGAATCTAAACTTGCGTTTAGGTAGTGGTGTAATGCGTTTCCCACTGGATAAACGTTTGTGGACTAAGCTCTATACAAATGATAATGATAAACGTAAGAAGGCTTCTTTGGCTGATGTTTATCAGGCTTCTGATGGTTCATACGTTGGTAATATCTGTAATAAGTTCCATGGAACATTGATTGCTGGTAGTTCTGCCACATCATGGTATGACGATCAACCGATTTATCGTTATGCAGAGTGTTTGCTTGGTATTGCTGAGGCTAAGGCTTTCTTAGGTCAGGACCCATCAACAGAAATCAATCAAGTTCGTCGTCGTGCATACGGTGCAACCTACTTCAATGCTCATACAGAGGTGCAATATCCAAATGATGTAAGTACTGGAGGAAGTACCGCACTGACCAACTTCTATACCGATAACCCATTTGTTGGTGGTGATGAGGACCCAATAGAAGCTATCCTTAAAGAGCGTATGCGCGAGTTCTTGTTTGAAGGAAAGCGTTGGCATGATATTCGTTTGGTTGATAAGGCTACAAAGTATTCAACAGCAAGTGCCGACCGCTTGTTGTGGCCTATTGATGAAACAACGAAGTCAACCAATGCAGAGCTGAAACAGACTCCAGGCTACGGAGATTAA
- a CDS encoding aminopeptidase P family protein gives MAHTINERVDRLRSWMKENGFTAFVFPSSDPHNSEYVADHWKSREWISGFSGSAGTAVVTLEHAALWTDSRYFIAAEKELDGTDFQLMKLRVEGTPSVSEWLASELSTYEKAVVGLDGNVNSFAEVAAMEQELATKGNITVRTDVDPMAELWTDRPVIPDNMVSLHPLEYSGESTSSKISRVRKHLLDCGADGLLVTALDEIAWVLNLRGSDVHCNPVFVSYLLISPENITLYINNVKLPEEVKAYLVSEHIDVQAYESVVEGLRFYAGKSLLVDMSSTNYSLATAVPFNKVRSGVSPIASMKAVKNKVEQDGFRAAMLRDGVAVVKFLAWLKSTIEAGGQTEISLDERLTALRAEQPKFKGISFDTIVGYEAHGAIVHYEATPETDIPVQPHGLVLIDSGAQYLDGTTDITRTIALGELSEEQCRVYTLVLKGHIQLDMCRFPAGACGSQIDALARAPMWREGYNYMHGTGHGVGSYLNVHEGPHQIRMEWRPAPLQAGMTVTNEPGIYLEGKFGVRIENTLLIVPAESTAFGDFLKFETLTLAPIDTAPIVLEMLSTEEREWLNNYHHRVYESLSPYLEGNEKEWLRKATLPI, from the coding sequence ATGGCACATACAATTAATGAGCGTGTTGATAGATTACGCTCTTGGATGAAAGAGAATGGGTTTACTGCTTTTGTTTTTCCAAGTAGTGATCCCCATAACAGTGAATATGTAGCTGACCATTGGAAGAGCCGTGAGTGGATATCAGGTTTTAGTGGGTCGGCAGGAACGGCAGTTGTTACATTAGAACATGCTGCACTATGGACGGATTCACGTTATTTTATTGCAGCTGAGAAGGAGTTGGACGGTACTGACTTTCAGTTGATGAAACTTCGTGTGGAGGGAACTCCGTCTGTGTCAGAATGGCTTGCAAGTGAACTGTCTACTTATGAAAAGGCAGTGGTTGGACTGGATGGAAATGTAAACTCTTTTGCAGAGGTTGCTGCGATGGAACAAGAGTTGGCGACAAAAGGGAACATTACTGTGCGAACAGATGTTGACCCTATGGCTGAACTTTGGACGGATAGACCTGTAATTCCAGATAATATGGTAAGCCTTCATCCGCTGGAGTATTCTGGAGAATCAACTTCGAGTAAGATAAGTAGAGTTCGTAAGCATCTTTTAGATTGTGGTGCCGATGGATTATTGGTAACAGCTCTTGATGAGATTGCATGGGTGTTGAACTTGCGAGGGAGTGATGTGCACTGTAATCCTGTTTTTGTATCTTATCTATTGATTTCGCCCGAAAATATTACTTTATATATAAATAATGTAAAACTTCCCGAGGAGGTCAAAGCCTATTTGGTGTCAGAACATATAGATGTACAGGCTTATGAATCGGTTGTAGAGGGACTTCGTTTTTATGCGGGTAAATCGCTGTTAGTAGATATGTCCTCTACAAATTATTCGTTGGCAACGGCAGTGCCTTTTAATAAGGTGCGTTCGGGTGTTTCGCCAATTGCCAGTATGAAGGCTGTAAAGAACAAAGTGGAGCAGGATGGATTCCGTGCTGCGATGTTGCGTGATGGTGTGGCAGTGGTAAAATTCCTTGCGTGGCTAAAGTCTACTATTGAGGCTGGTGGACAGACGGAAATTTCACTTGATGAGCGTTTAACGGCTCTACGTGCTGAACAGCCAAAGTTTAAGGGTATCTCTTTTGACACGATAGTAGGCTATGAGGCGCATGGAGCTATTGTACATTATGAAGCAACGCCAGAGACGGATATACCTGTACAGCCACATGGTTTGGTGCTCATTGATAGTGGAGCGCAATATTTAGACGGTACGACAGATATTACAAGAACTATTGCTTTGGGCGAACTGTCTGAAGAACAGTGTCGAGTTTATACTTTGGTACTGAAAGGACATATTCAACTTGATATGTGTCGTTTCCCTGCAGGAGCGTGTGGATCACAGATTGATGCGCTTGCACGTGCACCGATGTGGCGAGAAGGGTATAATTATATGCATGGAACAGGGCATGGAGTAGGGAGTTATCTGAATGTGCATGAAGGCCCTCACCAGATACGAATGGAATGGCGTCCTGCTCCACTTCAAGCAGGAATGACAGTTACTAATGAGCCTGGTATTTATCTGGAAGGAAAGTTTGGTGTGCGTATAGAAAACACATTGTTGATTGTTCCTGCTGAATCTACAGCCTTTGGTGATTTTCTTAAGTTTGAAACACTTACGCTTGCACCGATTGACACGGCTCCAATTGTGCTTGAAATGCTGAGTACTGAGGAACGTGAGTGGCTTAATAACTACCATCATCGTGTTTATGAAAGTTTGTCTCCATATTTAGAAGGTAATGAGAAAGAATGGTTGAGAAAGGCAACTCTGCCAATCTAA
- the tuf gene encoding elongation factor Tu produces MAKEEFVRTKPHVNIGTIGHVDHGKTTLTAAISKVLHEKGFGSEDVKSFDQIDNAPEEKERGITINSAHIEYETANRHYAHVDCPGHADYVKNMVTGAAQMDGAILVVAATDGPMPQTREHVLLARQVNVPRLVVFLNKCDMVDDAEMLDLVEMEVHEILEQYGYEEDTPIIRGSALGALNGVEKWVDSVMELMDTVDTWIEEPEREIDKPFLMPVEDVFSITGRGTVATGRIETGICKVGDEVQLLGLGEDKKSVITGVEMFRKNLPTGQAGDNVGLLLRGIDKAEVKRGMVVVHPGAITPHDHFKASIYVLKKEEGGRHTPFGNKYRPQFYLRTMDCTGEIHLPEGVEMVMPGDNVEIEVVLIYKVALNEGLRFAIREGGRTVGSGQITEILEDVK; encoded by the coding sequence ATGGCTAAAGAAGAATTCGTGCGCACCAAACCGCATGTAAACATTGGTACTATCGGTCACGTTGACCACGGTAAGACCACTCTTACTGCAGCAATCTCAAAGGTTCTTCACGAGAAGGGCTTCGGTTCTGAAGATGTTAAGTCTTTCGATCAGATTGATAATGCTCCTGAGGAGAAAGAGCGTGGTATTACCATTAACTCTGCACATATTGAGTACGAAACAGCTAACCGTCACTACGCACACGTAGACTGTCCAGGTCACGCCGACTATGTAAAGAACATGGTAACTGGTGCTGCTCAGATGGATGGTGCTATCTTGGTTGTAGCTGCTACTGATGGTCCTATGCCTCAGACTCGTGAGCACGTTTTGCTTGCTCGTCAGGTAAACGTACCACGCTTGGTTGTTTTCTTAAACAAGTGTGATATGGTTGACGATGCTGAGATGCTTGACCTCGTTGAGATGGAGGTTCATGAGATTCTCGAGCAGTACGGTTATGAGGAGGATACTCCAATCATCCGTGGTTCTGCACTTGGTGCTTTGAACGGTGTTGAGAAGTGGGTAGACTCTGTAATGGAGCTCATGGATACTGTTGATACTTGGATTGAAGAGCCAGAGCGTGAGATTGATAAGCCATTCTTGATGCCTGTTGAGGACGTATTCTCTATCACAGGTCGTGGTACTGTAGCTACTGGTCGTATCGAGACTGGTATCTGTAAGGTAGGTGATGAGGTTCAGTTGCTCGGTCTCGGTGAGGACAAGAAGTCTGTTATCACTGGTGTTGAGATGTTCCGTAAGAACCTTCCAACAGGTCAGGCTGGTGACAACGTAGGTCTCCTCCTCCGTGGTATTGATAAGGCTGAGGTTAAGCGTGGTATGGTTGTTGTGCACCCAGGTGCTATCACTCCTCACGATCACTTCAAGGCATCTATCTATGTATTGAAGAAGGAAGAGGGTGGTCGTCATACTCCATTCGGTAACAAGTATCGTCCACAGTTCTACCTCCGTACAATGGACTGTACAGGTGAAATTCACCTCCCAGAAGGCGTTGAGATGGTTATGCCAGGTGACAACGTTGAGATTGAGGTAGTATTGATCTACAAGGTTGCTCTGAACGAGGGTCTTCGTTTCGCTATCCGCGAGGGTGGTCGTACAGTAGGTTCTGGTCAGATTACAGAGATCCTTGAGGACGTTAAGTAA
- the xerC gene encoding tyrosine recombinase XerC, with translation MPMVEKFLDYIKFERNYSPMTVINYRKDLTEFERFYKELEPQLSWESIDSDIVRNWMEYMMDRGNSASSVNRRLSALRSFYRFALRRKLIEKDPVHGLQGPKKQKPLPQFLKESEMERLLDSKMWTDSYKDVLERTIIITFYVTGIRLSELIGLDDKDIDNVTCEIKVTGKRNKQRIVPFGKELADVFAQYQEVRNATVKGDSKAFFQTEKGKRMTTAQVRTLVKKNLSKVSTLKKRSPHVLRHTFATAMLNHEAGLESVKKLLGHESLSTTEIYTHTTFEQLKKVYKNAHPRA, from the coding sequence GTGCCGATGGTAGAAAAGTTCTTAGATTACATTAAGTTTGAAAGGAATTATTCCCCGATGACAGTAATCAACTATCGTAAGGACTTAACGGAGTTCGAACGATTCTACAAGGAACTTGAACCTCAGCTCTCTTGGGAGTCTATAGACTCTGATATTGTCAGAAATTGGATGGAGTATATGATGGATAGAGGTAATTCTGCTTCGTCTGTCAATAGAAGACTCAGTGCGCTGAGGTCTTTCTATAGATTTGCACTTCGTCGTAAACTTATTGAAAAAGACCCTGTTCATGGCCTTCAAGGTCCTAAAAAACAAAAGCCTCTTCCTCAATTCTTAAAGGAGTCGGAAATGGAAAGACTGTTGGATTCTAAGATGTGGACAGATAGTTATAAGGACGTACTTGAACGTACTATAATTATAACATTCTACGTAACGGGTATTCGTTTGTCAGAATTGATTGGTCTTGATGATAAAGATATTGACAATGTCACTTGTGAAATTAAAGTAACAGGTAAGAGAAATAAGCAACGAATTGTTCCCTTTGGTAAGGAACTTGCTGATGTGTTCGCTCAGTACCAAGAAGTACGCAACGCAACAGTAAAAGGTGATTCCAAAGCCTTTTTTCAAACAGAAAAGGGCAAAAGGATGACGACTGCACAGGTAAGAACTTTGGTTAAGAAGAATCTTTCAAAGGTGTCAACGTTGAAAAAACGTTCACCACACGTTCTTCGCCATACGTTTGCCACGGCAATGCTCAATCATGAAGCAGGACTGGAAAGTGTAAAGAAACTGCTTGGTCATGAGAGTCTGTCAACGACAGAGATTTATACTCATACAACTTTCGAGCAGTTGAAGAAAGTCTATAAAAATGCCCATCCAAGGGCTTAA
- a CDS encoding malate dehydrogenase, with protein MNYLTNEKLVIVGAGGMIGSNMVQTVLTLGLTPNICLYDIYEPGVHGVFDEMEQCAFPGANLSYTVDPAEAFTGAKYIISSGGAPRKEGMTREDLLKGNCKIAADFGENIKKYCPDVKHVVVIFNPADVTALTALIHSGLKANQLTSLAALDSTRLQQALAHEFGVQQDKVTGAHTYGGHGEQMAVFASKVKIDGKPLAEMGLSAERWEEIKHHTVQGGSNIIKLRGRSSFQSPAYNAVKMIEAAMGGEKFTLPAGCYVNDEKLGFKNVMMAMPTTIDATGVHYAEPTGTPEEMASLQASYEHLCKMRDEIIGLDIIPAVAEWKNDNANL; from the coding sequence ATGAATTATTTAACAAACGAAAAACTCGTTATCGTCGGTGCTGGCGGTATGATTGGTTCTAACATGGTTCAGACCGTTCTCACACTCGGTCTCACTCCTAACATCTGTCTGTACGATATCTATGAGCCAGGTGTTCATGGTGTATTCGACGAGATGGAGCAGTGTGCTTTCCCAGGTGCTAACCTCTCTTACACCGTTGACCCTGCTGAGGCATTCACTGGTGCTAAGTACATCATCTCTTCTGGTGGTGCTCCTCGTAAGGAAGGTATGACACGTGAGGACCTGTTGAAGGGTAACTGCAAGATTGCAGCTGACTTCGGTGAGAACATCAAGAAGTACTGCCCAGACGTTAAGCACGTTGTTGTTATCTTCAACCCAGCTGACGTTACAGCATTGACAGCTCTCATCCACTCTGGTTTGAAGGCTAATCAGCTCACATCACTCGCTGCACTTGACTCTACTCGTCTGCAGCAGGCATTGGCTCACGAGTTTGGCGTACAGCAGGATAAGGTTACTGGTGCACACACATATGGTGGTCACGGTGAGCAGATGGCTGTATTCGCTTCTAAGGTTAAGATCGATGGCAAGCCATTGGCAGAGATGGGTCTTTCTGCAGAGCGTTGGGAAGAGATTAAGCACCACACTGTACAGGGTGGTTCAAACATCATCAAGCTTCGTGGCCGTAGCTCATTCCAGAGCCCAGCTTACAATGCAGTTAAGATGATTGAGGCTGCTATGGGTGGTGAGAAGTTCACCTTGCCTGCAGGTTGCTACGTTAACGACGAGAAACTCGGCTTCAAGAACGTTATGATGGCTATGCCTACAACTATTGATGCTACTGGTGTTCACTACGCTGAACCAACAGGTACTCCAGAGGAGATGGCTTCTCTTCAGGCTTCTTACGAGCACCTCTGCAAGATGCGTGATGAGATTATCGGTCTCGACATCATCCCAGCCGTTGCTGAATGGAAGAACGACAACGCGAATTTGTAA
- a CDS encoding TonB-dependent receptor plug domain-containing protein: MKNNRKILICTGVYNSCSLYRKAICLTLFSCFFMLSGNAQEVNKRDTTVEMKEVMVTARSEIRKLKESAMPISVIGQRQLQGTATNINDVLARTVGVTVRNTGGLGSASRISLRGLEGKRMGMYVDEVPMSQLSNFVALNDIPTNMIERIEVYKGIVPYKFGGSALGGAVNVVTKEYPPVYFDFSYELGSFNTHQVSTVFKRTNHKTGLQFGIGGAFSFSKNNYKMTLANLDNRIVERDHDKFNKVMAGMSVKATKWWFDEMKWELIFLKTRQEIQGIDLDVREAYNHSVSGLTALTLKRKNFFLDGLDFDFDIGYIIGRYGLNDKASNRYDWDGNKLPAVSPYGGEQNNFPSDGRNQSNELTSKLNLGYTIDKHHGVNLNVYFDRNSLHPNDSLMDKALGFQSNFPSKMKTLTTGLSYDLTLFDGRFQNAFTLKNFIFSSHSRSIDVYSVRAPEPVKVSKSYFGFSDALRYKFTDDLMLKASFNSEVRIPTSEELIGNGYSILASPALKPERTSGVNLGMLYRHLKQDGGLVEIELNGFYNQLKDMIRFTPDMIPTMARYRNFGSVRTRGVELDVKGDVCPVLYLYANGTYQDLRDVRKLTPGTTVENPTYMKRIPNVPYLLANFGAEFHKENLFGGKEQNTRFLFDASYVHTYYYDFEVSRYQDKKIPSALTMDAAIEHSFKNDQWVLTFKVKNLMDRHVVSEFNRPLPGRYIGVKVRYLLK, translated from the coding sequence ATGAAGAATAACAGAAAAATACTTATCTGCACAGGGGTGTATAATAGTTGTTCGTTATATAGAAAGGCGATTTGTCTAACACTTTTTTCATGTTTTTTCATGCTTAGTGGAAATGCACAAGAGGTGAATAAGCGTGATACAACTGTTGAGATGAAAGAAGTTATGGTGACAGCACGTAGCGAGATTAGGAAGTTGAAGGAGTCGGCTATGCCTATATCTGTTATAGGACAGCGTCAGTTACAAGGTACAGCGACAAATATTAATGACGTACTTGCGCGTACAGTTGGAGTTACCGTGCGAAATACAGGAGGTTTAGGTAGTGCCTCTCGCATTTCACTTCGTGGCTTAGAAGGTAAGCGCATGGGAATGTATGTGGATGAAGTTCCGATGTCGCAATTGAGTAACTTTGTTGCCTTAAATGATATTCCTACGAATATGATAGAGCGCATAGAGGTTTATAAAGGTATTGTCCCTTATAAGTTTGGTGGCTCAGCCTTAGGAGGAGCAGTCAATGTAGTAACAAAGGAATATCCACCAGTTTATTTTGACTTCTCATACGAACTGGGCTCATTTAACACACATCAAGTATCAACGGTGTTTAAACGTACCAATCATAAAACTGGTCTACAATTTGGTATTGGTGGAGCCTTCTCGTTTTCAAAGAACAATTACAAGATGACCTTGGCAAATTTGGACAATAGAATTGTGGAAAGAGACCATGATAAGTTCAATAAAGTCATGGCTGGAATGTCTGTTAAGGCTACGAAATGGTGGTTTGATGAAATGAAGTGGGAACTTATTTTCCTTAAGACACGTCAGGAAATACAAGGAATCGACCTCGATGTGCGTGAGGCTTATAACCATTCTGTTAGTGGATTGACGGCATTGACACTAAAGCGTAAGAATTTCTTTTTGGATGGTCTCGATTTTGATTTTGATATAGGATATATCATTGGCAGGTATGGTTTGAATGATAAGGCTTCAAATCGTTATGATTGGGACGGAAACAAGTTGCCTGCAGTCTCTCCATACGGAGGAGAGCAGAATAACTTTCCTTCAGACGGAAGAAACCAGTCGAATGAGTTGACTTCGAAGCTTAATTTGGGATATACCATAGATAAGCATCATGGTGTTAATCTGAATGTTTACTTTGATAGGAATTCACTTCATCCAAACGATTCCTTAATGGATAAAGCCTTGGGATTTCAATCAAATTTCCCAAGTAAGATGAAAACCTTAACAACGGGTTTGTCATATGATCTGACTCTCTTTGATGGTCGTTTCCAGAATGCTTTTACTTTAAAGAACTTTATTTTCTCATCTCATTCCCGTAGCATAGATGTTTATTCGGTACGTGCACCAGAGCCTGTAAAAGTGTCTAAATCTTATTTTGGATTTAGTGATGCCTTACGTTATAAGTTTACAGACGACTTGATGTTAAAGGCCTCTTTTAATTCAGAGGTGCGAATACCTACAAGTGAGGAGTTGATAGGTAATGGATATTCTATCCTTGCATCCCCAGCTTTGAAACCTGAGCGTACATCTGGTGTCAATCTTGGTATGCTTTATCGTCACTTAAAACAAGATGGTGGACTTGTTGAGATAGAGTTGAATGGTTTTTATAATCAGTTGAAAGACATGATTAGGTTCACGCCTGATATGATTCCTACGATGGCTCGCTATCGTAACTTTGGTAGTGTACGTACGAGAGGTGTTGAACTTGATGTTAAGGGAGATGTCTGTCCAGTACTTTATCTTTATGCGAATGGTACTTATCAAGACCTTCGTGATGTCAGAAAGCTAACTCCTGGTACTACAGTCGAGAATCCCACCTATATGAAACGTATCCCAAACGTACCTTATCTATTAGCAAACTTTGGTGCAGAGTTCCATAAAGAAAACCTCTTTGGAGGAAAGGAACAGAACACACGTTTCCTCTTTGATGCTTCATACGTTCATACATATTACTATGATTTTGAAGTAAGTCGGTATCAAGATAAGAAGATTCCTTCTGCTTTGACGATGGATGCAGCAATAGAACATAGTTTCAAGAATGACCAATGGGTTTTAACGTTTAAGGTAAAGAATCTTATGGATCGCCATGTTGTATCAGAGTTTAATCGTCCTCTGCCAGGAAGATATATAGGAGTAAAAGTTAGATATCTTCTGAAGTAA
- the rpsU gene encoding 30S ribosomal protein S21, whose product MIIVPVKDGENIERALKKFKRKFEKTGVVKELRARQQFDKPSVKKRLKMERAVYVQQLRDAEE is encoded by the coding sequence ATGATTATTGTACCAGTAAAGGACGGTGAGAACATCGAGCGCGCGCTCAAGAAGTTCAAGAGAAAGTTTGAGAAGACAGGTGTTGTTAAGGAGCTTCGTGCTCGTCAGCAGTTTGACAAACCATCTGTTAAGAAGCGCTTGAAGATGGAACGTGCCGTTTACGTACAGCAGCTTCGCGACGCAGAAGAGTAA
- the hpf gene encoding ribosome hibernation-promoting factor, HPF/YfiA family — protein sequence MEIKIQSIHFDTTEKLQAFITKKAEKLEKSYEDIQKVEVQLKVEKPATALNKTTSLSVVVPGNTLFVEKTCDTFEEGIDQCLDAMKVQLTKFKEKQRKH from the coding sequence ATGGAAATTAAGATCCAGTCGATTCATTTCGACACAACCGAGAAGTTACAAGCCTTTATTACCAAGAAGGCTGAAAAATTAGAAAAGTCTTACGAAGACATTCAGAAAGTAGAGGTGCAATTGAAGGTAGAGAAACCTGCTACAGCATTAAATAAAACCACAAGTTTATCAGTAGTAGTTCCTGGTAATACCTTGTTTGTGGAGAAAACATGTGATACCTTTGAAGAAGGAATTGATCAGTGTTTAGATGCGATGAAGGTTCAGCTCACCAAGTTTAAGGAAAAACAAAGAAAGCATTAA
- the secE gene encoding preprotein translocase subunit SecE: MFNKIVNYCKACYDELAHKTTWPSCAQLTHSAMVVISASVIIALVVFAMDSVFQRVMEFVYPR; this comes from the coding sequence ATGTTTAATAAGATAGTTAATTATTGCAAGGCTTGCTACGACGAACTTGCGCATAAAACTACATGGCCATCATGCGCTCAACTTACACATAGTGCAATGGTAGTTATTTCTGCTTCCGTTATCATTGCATTGGTTGTGTTTGCAATGGACTCTGTGTTCCAACGCGTAATGGAATTTGTATATCCAAGATAA